A single genomic interval of Thermosipho japonicus harbors:
- a CDS encoding sigma-70 family RNA polymerase sigma factor: protein MIKYNLRGKRIEKLVELAQSGLKEALELIIEKYYPMVIKISSKYYAPWAEFEDIVQNGLIGLIKAVFYFDSERSSFNSFAWKSIEGEVQTFITYLNRKKNKILSDSSSIDVFDEEEGGEQADYSLQDKSTNIPKKIFIDIIKEIIVKHLKDVEIDIFEMWLDGYSYAEIQEELNVNFKKVDNTIQKAKRIGRTKIDRFIIEQVFNN from the coding sequence ATGATAAAGTACAATCTTAGAGGAAAAAGAATAGAAAAACTAGTTGAGCTTGCACAAAGTGGATTAAAAGAAGCACTAGAACTCATAATTGAAAAGTATTATCCAATGGTCATTAAAATTTCATCAAAATATTATGCGCCATGGGCTGAATTTGAAGATATAGTCCAAAATGGACTTATTGGGTTAATTAAGGCTGTATTTTATTTTGATAGCGAAAGAAGCTCTTTTAACTCATTTGCATGGAAAAGTATAGAAGGGGAGGTTCAAACATTTATTACTTATTTAAATAGAAAGAAAAATAAGATACTCTCAGATTCATCGAGTATAGATGTTTTTGATGAAGAAGAAGGCGGGGAACAAGCCGATTACTCACTCCAAGACAAATCAACAAATATCCCCAAAAAAATATTCATTGATATAATTAAGGAAATAATTGTCAAGCATTTAAAGGACGTGGAAATAGATATTTTTGAAATGTGGCTAGATGGTTATTCATATGCTGAAATTCAGGAGGAATTAAATGTAAACTTTAAAAAGGTGGACAATACAATACAAAAGGCAAAAAGGATTGGGAGAACAAAAATTGATAGGTTTATAATAGAACAAGTATTTAATAATTAA
- a CDS encoding HAD-IIA family hydrolase, translating into MKILTKDSLEKLEKIKLFVLDIDGTFSLSGKLFPGSIEFANTVFKANKKFVFLTNNSNKSIDDYLLEFKNAGLSINAEQIFTAGIETAEYLLEKFGPKKIYLVGNKAIKQVFENIGHKVVDSEEPDIVVVTFDTTLNYEKLAKACSYVSKGKLFVLTNPDLNCPSKDGPIPDTGAIASIITKASGKEPDIIFGKPDPLILEMIMQKNNVKKEETCVIGDRLYTDILLGKRAGVLTILVLTGEAKESDIKNIKPDIIAQEIGEISKYI; encoded by the coding sequence ATGAAAATTCTTACAAAGGATTCTCTTGAAAAATTAGAGAAGATTAAGTTATTTGTTCTTGACATTGATGGTACTTTTTCCTTAAGTGGAAAACTGTTTCCTGGTTCAATTGAATTTGCAAATACCGTTTTCAAAGCAAACAAAAAATTTGTTTTCTTGACAAATAACTCAAACAAATCAATTGATGATTATCTATTAGAATTTAAAAATGCGGGACTTTCAATAAATGCCGAACAAATTTTTACTGCTGGAATTGAAACTGCAGAATATTTGCTAGAAAAATTTGGTCCTAAAAAGATATATCTTGTTGGAAACAAAGCAATAAAACAGGTATTTGAAAATATTGGTCATAAAGTAGTAGATAGTGAAGAACCTGATATTGTTGTTGTTACATTTGATACTACTTTAAACTATGAAAAACTTGCAAAGGCTTGTAGTTATGTTTCAAAAGGAAAATTATTTGTTTTAACAAACCCTGACCTAAATTGTCCCTCAAAAGATGGACCTATTCCTGATACAGGGGCAATTGCAAGTATAATCACTAAGGCCTCCGGGAAAGAACCCGATATAATATTTGGAAAACCAGATCCGTTAATCCTTGAAATGATAATGCAAAAAAATAATGTAAAAAAAGAAGAAACATGTGTAATTGGTGATAGGCTCTATACAGATATTCTTCTTGGCAAAAGAGCTGGTGTATTGACCATTTTAGTCTTAACAGGTGAAGCAAAAGAAAGTGATATAAAAAACATAAAACCTGATATAATTGCTCAAGAAATAGGTGAGATTTCAAAATATATTTAG
- a CDS encoding ABC transporter substrate-binding protein, whose protein sequence is MKRWVIFLSVLLTTFIFALSIVDDAGRLVSFDKIPERIVSAAPSSTKFLVKLGLGENIVGVTDWDSFNAEKIGNMVPLNIEKIISLNPDIVITFGGFQLPEVQKLEKFGIKALVLNPTTLNDVARDVMLLGNVFGKEQIASELANKIKQTISEYGAKSSKVPLEKRPRVFFTITVPNNETKDLWTAGTGSYVNELITYAGGVNICAPYSGNNGWFSVNWEFLTYNDPDIIIVASYISPDETIKQIKSHEIFKNLKAVKNDKVFVIDGNDISSISPDIVKYLEIFYNFFYGGK, encoded by the coding sequence ATGAAAAGATGGGTTATTTTCTTAAGTGTCTTGTTAACTACATTTATATTTGCACTCTCTATTGTTGATGATGCTGGAAGATTGGTAAGCTTTGATAAAATACCTGAAAGAATAGTTTCTGCTGCTCCAAGCTCCACCAAATTTCTTGTAAAACTTGGTCTTGGAGAGAATATAGTTGGTGTTACAGATTGGGATTCTTTTAATGCTGAAAAAATTGGAAATATGGTGCCACTAAATATAGAAAAAATTATTTCATTAAATCCTGACATTGTAATTACTTTCGGTGGTTTTCAACTTCCAGAAGTGCAAAAGTTAGAAAAATTCGGTATTAAGGCACTTGTTTTAAATCCCACAACATTAAATGATGTTGCAAGAGATGTAATGCTTCTTGGAAATGTATTTGGTAAAGAACAAATAGCATCTGAATTGGCAAATAAAATAAAACAAACAATTTCAGAATATGGCGCAAAAAGCTCAAAAGTACCTCTTGAAAAAAGGCCAAGAGTCTTTTTCACTATAACAGTTCCAAATAATGAAACAAAAGACCTTTGGACTGCAGGAACTGGCTCTTATGTAAATGAATTAATTACATACGCAGGTGGAGTAAATATTTGTGCTCCTTATTCTGGTAATAATGGATGGTTCTCTGTAAATTGGGAATTTTTAACATACAATGATCCCGACATAATAATTGTTGCATCATACATTAGTCCAGATGAAACCATAAAACAAATAAAATCACATGAAATATTTAAAAATCTTAAAGCAGTTAAAAACGACAAAGTATTTGTTATTGATGGTAACGACATAAGCTCAATATCTCCAGATATAGTCAAATACCTTGAAATTTTTTATAATTTCTTTTACGGAGGAAAATAA
- the ribD gene encoding bifunctional diaminohydroxyphosphoribosylaminopyrimidine deaminase/5-amino-6-(5-phosphoribosylamino)uracil reductase RibD, translating to MEKFMKLALKLAKKGAGRVSPNPLVGAVIVKDGKIISTGYHKRYGDFHAERSAILNAKTSLEGSTLFVNLEPCCHHGKTPPCTDLIIESKISQVYVSILDPNPLVNGKGVDILRKNGIKVHVGLLEREASYLNRVFIKYITKKTPYVALKAAMTLDGFICDNLGKSKWITKNNFNISHNLRNFFTAIMVGAKTVLKDNPQLTCRNGGRNPIRIILDYEGKLAGKNFNVFDNHSRTIVFSSRCEKYNGVECYPETRPEDILERLYSLNIDSVLIEGGASVLSQFYDFSDELHLFYAPKVFGRGLSAFSEFEKYIDEEFDLKIRKIRRLKNEFYLEVIKNVYGNY from the coding sequence TTGGAAAAATTCATGAAGCTTGCTCTAAAACTTGCAAAGAAAGGTGCAGGAAGAGTATCTCCAAATCCATTAGTTGGTGCTGTTATCGTAAAAGATGGTAAGATAATTAGCACAGGATATCACAAAAGATATGGTGATTTTCATGCGGAAAGAAGCGCTATTTTGAATGCAAAAACTTCTCTTGAAGGAAGTACTTTGTTTGTAAACCTTGAACCTTGTTGCCACCATGGTAAAACCCCACCTTGTACTGATCTAATTATAGAGTCCAAAATTTCTCAAGTTTATGTCTCCATCTTAGATCCAAATCCTTTAGTAAATGGTAAAGGTGTTGATATTCTAAGAAAAAATGGAATAAAAGTTCATGTTGGACTTCTTGAAAGAGAAGCAAGTTATCTTAACAGGGTTTTTATAAAGTACATTACTAAAAAGACTCCTTATGTAGCTTTAAAAGCTGCAATGACTCTCGATGGATTTATCTGCGATAACTTGGGTAAATCTAAGTGGATAACGAAAAATAATTTTAATATTTCACATAATTTACGTAATTTTTTTACTGCAATTATGGTTGGGGCAAAAACAGTGTTAAAAGATAATCCACAACTTACTTGTAGAAATGGTGGTAGAAATCCAATCAGAATAATTTTAGATTATGAAGGAAAACTTGCAGGGAAAAATTTTAATGTTTTTGATAATCATTCTAGGACAATTGTTTTTTCAAGTAGATGTGAGAAATACAATGGAGTTGAATGCTACCCTGAAACCCGCCCTGAGGATATTTTAGAAAGGTTATATAGCTTAAATATTGATTCAGTTTTGATCGAAGGAGGTGCTAGTGTATTATCCCAATTTTATGATTTTTCTGATGAACTCCATCTTTTTTATGCTCCAAAAGTTTTTGGAAGAGGACTTTCTGCATTTTCAGAATTTGAAAAATACATTGATGAAGAGTTTGATTTGAAGATTAGGAAAATAAGACGATTAAAAAATGAGTTTTATTTGGAGGTAATAAAAAATGTTTACGGGAATTATTGA
- the ribH gene encoding 6,7-dimethyl-8-ribityllumazine synthase, whose protein sequence is MVILEGQYRNCEDLKIGIIVSRFNSQITEMLLDGAIDCLKRHGVKNTEIIKVPGSMEIGFVLKKLVDLDYDALIALGAIIRGETYHFEVISNEISKAVMQLNLEGKVPISFGVVTADTLEQAINRAGAKMGNKGFEAAMVALEMANINRKINSIKST, encoded by the coding sequence ATAGTGATTTTAGAAGGCCAATACCGAAATTGTGAGGATTTAAAAATAGGTATAATTGTTTCAAGATTTAATAGTCAAATTACTGAAATGTTGCTAGATGGAGCAATTGATTGTCTTAAAAGACATGGGGTTAAAAATACTGAAATAATAAAGGTACCAGGAAGTATGGAAATTGGATTTGTATTAAAAAAACTTGTAGATTTAGACTATGATGCTCTTATTGCACTTGGCGCGATTATAAGAGGTGAGACATATCATTTTGAAGTTATTTCAAATGAGATATCAAAAGCTGTTATGCAATTAAATTTAGAAGGGAAAGTTCCGATTTCATTTGGTGTTGTTACTGCAGACACTTTAGAACAAGCTATTAATCGTGCAGGTGCAAAGATGGGCAATAAAGGTTTTGAAGCTGCTATGGTTGCACTTGAGATGGCAAATATAAATAGAAAGATAAATTCAATAAAAAGTACTTGA
- a CDS encoding FecCD family ABC transporter permease, whose amino-acid sequence MTKINIYKAGRIILPVLFFLVILINLSIGTVKIPISQIFNPENEQIKFLIWNVRFPRILMSLIAGSGLALVGNIYQTIMKNPLVDPYLIGTSSGAGFGAVLALYVAVSLNRTVSVNVFSFAFSLLASLLTIILAKRKRIIPITHLILSGVLISTIFSSATILLINLSRKTLTSAYVWLFGSLSGTTMNDLIIPAISVIVLFSIALIKNRELDAIALGEEEAKILGVEVEKIKWFFYLAGSFVISVIVSKTGIIGFVGLIIPHAARILTGSKHKYSLIGSVLLGGIFLSFSDTISRTIASPIEVPIGVVTSFIGAPLMFILLKKQK is encoded by the coding sequence ATGACTAAAATAAACATTTATAAGGCTGGAAGGATCATCCTTCCAGTCTTGTTCTTCTTAGTAATTCTTATAAACCTTTCTATAGGAACTGTGAAAATCCCAATTTCTCAAATTTTTAATCCTGAAAATGAGCAAATAAAATTCCTCATATGGAATGTCAGATTTCCAAGAATATTAATGAGCCTTATAGCTGGTTCAGGTCTTGCACTTGTTGGGAATATCTACCAAACTATTATGAAAAATCCACTTGTTGACCCATATCTAATTGGTACATCTTCAGGAGCTGGTTTTGGTGCTGTTTTAGCACTCTATGTTGCTGTGTCACTAAACAGAACTGTCAGTGTTAACGTATTTTCTTTTGCATTTTCATTACTTGCTTCACTATTAACAATTATTCTTGCAAAAAGAAAGAGAATAATTCCTATCACACACCTTATTCTTTCAGGTGTATTAATTAGTACTATATTTTCATCCGCAACAATCTTGCTAATAAATCTCTCACGTAAAACTTTAACTAGCGCATATGTTTGGCTTTTTGGAAGCCTTTCGGGTACGACAATGAATGATTTAATAATTCCAGCAATATCGGTAATTGTATTGTTTTCTATTGCATTAATAAAAAACAGAGAACTCGATGCAATTGCTTTAGGCGAAGAGGAAGCTAAAATTCTTGGTGTTGAAGTTGAAAAAATAAAGTGGTTTTTTTATTTAGCTGGTTCTTTTGTAATCTCTGTGATTGTCTCAAAAACTGGAATAATTGGCTTTGTGGGATTAATAATTCCTCATGCAGCAAGAATTCTCACGGGGTCAAAACATAAATATAGTCTCATTGGCAGTGTCCTACTTGGCGGAATTTTTCTCTCCTTCTCTGATACCATATCTAGAACTATAGCTTCTCCCATTGAAGTTCCAATAGGTGTTGTTACTTCGTTTATTGGTGCACCATTAATGTTCATCCTTCTTAAAAAACAAAAATAA
- a CDS encoding methyl-accepting chemotaxis protein: MSIEKKLLNLVLFFLLVLDFPALLFSYYVFSGLKNYPVINLLLGYILAVATFGALVVVLIYKNVKNAKQRKGFNVPYYSAIVLFFGNFIAATIVGLIASKMTELPSETLALRLNGAFAINMNIIALFIFTYSKIVNFNEVKHLFNKFKISANLKIIISVLSITLWIGPIIIKYLYTKGILDKQSSWNATYISLSLNVILAFTVYFVIRFILKPVEELNNSMQSYGKGDFTRKINISSFDEFREISLNLENMVNEISKVIRGFEGTIYKSKDVTEITNKNFEKLLSSIEETRNSTIEQTKSVEKISAAVEEITASLEELSSQAATLNNTASDTLEINEKLLNTTNLGKENLEKVKTANSRVVSKYLGLDEKISKLLNFTQNIGEIVNTIRNIAEQTNLLALNAAIEAARAGEAGKGFAVVADEIRKLAEETKGATDIITNTIQEITKSSDVIKNETSQVKEEIENSQEEIESLTSVLDEILESFKKLSSIVDVLAAHSQEQNASVEEMSSAANEVLNQVNNVYKLSEGVQKFSEEDKEVANMLYNNISNLTEMIFNLNQEIKKFKFE, encoded by the coding sequence ATGTCTATCGAGAAAAAGTTATTGAATCTTGTTTTATTTTTTCTATTAGTTTTAGATTTTCCTGCACTCCTTTTTTCATACTATGTATTTTCTGGATTAAAAAATTATCCTGTAATTAATCTTTTACTTGGATATATTCTTGCTGTTGCTACATTTGGTGCATTGGTGGTTGTTCTTATATATAAGAATGTGAAAAATGCAAAGCAAAGGAAAGGATTTAACGTTCCTTATTATTCAGCTATAGTATTGTTTTTTGGGAACTTTATTGCTGCAACAATAGTGGGTTTAATTGCTTCGAAAATGACAGAGCTTCCTAGTGAAACTTTGGCATTGAGATTAAATGGAGCGTTTGCAATAAACATGAACATAATAGCATTATTTATTTTTACCTACTCAAAGATCGTTAATTTTAATGAAGTAAAGCATTTGTTTAATAAGTTTAAAATCAGTGCTAATTTGAAAATTATTATTTCTGTTTTATCAATTACTCTCTGGATTGGTCCTATAATTATAAAATATCTTTATACAAAAGGAATTTTAGATAAACAAAGTAGTTGGAATGCAACATATATTAGTTTGTCGTTGAATGTTATTTTGGCATTTACGGTATATTTTGTGATTAGATTTATTTTAAAGCCAGTAGAAGAACTTAATAATAGTATGCAAAGTTATGGAAAAGGTGATTTTACAAGAAAAATTAACATTTCATCTTTTGATGAATTTAGGGAAATTTCTTTAAATCTAGAAAATATGGTTAATGAGATTTCAAAAGTTATAAGGGGATTTGAAGGCACTATATATAAATCTAAAGATGTAACTGAGATTACGAATAAGAATTTTGAAAAATTGCTTTCTTCAATTGAGGAGACTAGAAACAGTACAATTGAGCAAACAAAATCTGTTGAAAAAATAAGTGCTGCAGTTGAAGAGATTACTGCAAGCCTTGAAGAATTATCAAGCCAAGCAGCAACTTTAAACAATACAGCATCTGACACCTTAGAAATTAACGAGAAACTATTAAATACTACAAATCTTGGAAAAGAAAATCTTGAAAAAGTGAAGACCGCAAATAGCAGGGTAGTTTCAAAGTATCTTGGACTTGATGAAAAAATATCTAAGCTTCTTAATTTTACACAAAATATTGGAGAAATAGTTAATACTATACGTAATATAGCAGAACAAACAAATCTTCTAGCTTTAAATGCAGCAATTGAGGCAGCTCGTGCTGGTGAAGCAGGAAAAGGCTTTGCAGTAGTTGCTGACGAAATTAGAAAACTTGCTGAAGAAACAAAGGGTGCAACAGATATAATAACAAACACTATTCAAGAGATAACAAAAAGTTCTGATGTGATTAAAAATGAAACAAGCCAAGTGAAAGAAGAAATAGAAAATTCTCAAGAAGAGATAGAAAGTTTGACAAGTGTATTGGATGAAATTTTAGAGTCATTTAAAAAGCTCTCTTCTATTGTTGATGTTCTTGCAGCTCACTCTCAAGAGCAAAATGCATCTGTGGAAGAGATGTCTAGTGCAGCAAATGAGGTTTTAAACCAGGTCAATAATGTGTATAAGTTATCAGAAGGTGTCCAAAAATTTTCAGAAGAAGATAAAGAAGTTGCAAATATGTTGTACAATAATATTTCAAACTTGACTGAAATGATCTTTAATTTAAATCAAGAAATCAAGAAATTTAAATTTGAATAG
- a CDS encoding bifunctional 3,4-dihydroxy-2-butanone-4-phosphate synthase/GTP cyclohydrolase II: protein MKPFILIDKKNELEGDFFIPAQICDEKILNFIIEKGKGLLCVSAHEYDLLDRGFFKLPSNGSKTNFFITVDYGEGTGISISERCSTIQKISEGLSIKDFVYPGHVNVLGAKEGRWGHTEASVFFSEHLGYKPYGVIIEILNSSGDSHDFDYILELSKKHKLEIIDIEDLYKEYVKKRFSIDTSVKLPTAIDEDFKIYTFKNPYDFREHIAIVKKPFKESIPYLRIHSECVTGDIFHSLRCDCGDQLENSLKIISRKGGVLVYLRQEGRGIGLNNKVRAYKLQDEGYDTVEANLKLGFKDDERDYFAAYLILKALKIDKVKILTNNPKKYEELKKYGIKIKEVVNIYGRVNKYNKKYLFTKAKKMKHNLKLEGVE, encoded by the coding sequence TTGAAACCATTTATTTTAATTGATAAAAAGAATGAATTAGAAGGTGATTTTTTTATTCCTGCTCAAATTTGTGATGAAAAGATTTTAAACTTTATTATTGAAAAAGGCAAAGGACTTTTATGTGTTAGTGCTCATGAATATGATCTATTAGATAGAGGTTTTTTTAAATTACCTTCTAATGGTTCCAAAACAAATTTTTTTATTACGGTAGACTATGGGGAAGGTACAGGAATATCTATTAGTGAAAGGTGCAGCACTATACAAAAAATTTCAGAAGGGCTAAGTATTAAGGATTTTGTTTATCCAGGACACGTAAATGTGTTAGGGGCAAAGGAAGGGCGATGGGGGCACACGGAAGCTTCAGTGTTTTTTTCTGAGCATCTTGGTTATAAACCTTATGGTGTAATTATTGAGATCTTAAATAGTAGTGGTGATTCCCATGATTTTGATTATATTTTGGAGCTTTCAAAAAAGCACAAATTGGAAATAATTGACATAGAAGATTTGTACAAGGAGTATGTAAAAAAGAGATTTTCTATTGATACATCAGTTAAACTTCCAACGGCAATTGATGAAGATTTTAAAATTTATACTTTTAAGAATCCGTACGATTTTCGAGAACATATTGCAATTGTAAAAAAGCCATTTAAAGAATCTATTCCTTATTTAAGAATTCATTCTGAATGTGTAACTGGTGATATTTTTCATTCACTTCGTTGTGATTGTGGGGATCAGCTAGAAAATTCATTGAAAATCATTTCTAGAAAAGGTGGTGTGTTAGTTTATCTTCGCCAAGAAGGAAGAGGCATAGGTTTAAATAACAAGGTAAGAGCTTATAAATTACAGGATGAAGGATATGATACAGTAGAAGCAAATTTAAAGCTGGGGTTTAAAGATGATGAAAGGGATTATTTTGCAGCATACTTAATACTTAAAGCTTTGAAAATTGATAAAGTAAAGATTTTAACTAACAATCCGAAAAAATATGAAGAATTGAAAAAATATGGGATAAAGATTAAAGAAGTAGTTAATATTTATGGAAGGGTTAATAAGTATAACAAAAAATATCTTTTTACAAAGGCAAAAAAGATGAAACATAATTTAAAATTGGAAGGAGTGGAATAG
- a CDS encoding 1-deoxy-D-xylulose-5-phosphate reductoisomerase, giving the protein MEEKTIVILGVTGSIGMQTLEVIKKLDNFRVKGIAFGKNITVAEKIIKDFKVEYFYSPVKFNVSSIKDMVAKIRPDVVVAAIPGFDGVLATIDSIPYTKRLALATKEALVCAGPFVKKACKENNVELIPVDSEHSAIFQIFDENVVKILITASGGAVRDKENIDDLSVEDILNHPVWSMGKKITVDSSTMVNKAFEVIEAFELFELENIEVKIHPTGTVHGAVFLKDGTVKIHFGFPDMKIPISYSLSYPKRLYENKNWPNFENKNFIFEDVNPSKYPAFFYGKSIIKDLAKRIAFNAADEIAVEKFLNGQIKFSKIADIVINTCEKIDGNINDFKEIFEIDKIARQIAKEQY; this is encoded by the coding sequence ATGGAAGAAAAAACCATTGTAATATTAGGAGTAACTGGCTCTATAGGAATGCAAACTCTTGAAGTAATTAAAAAACTCGATAACTTTAGAGTAAAAGGTATAGCTTTTGGAAAAAACATTACTGTTGCTGAAAAAATTATAAAAGACTTCAAAGTGGAATACTTTTACTCCCCTGTAAAATTTAATGTAAGCTCTATAAAAGATATGGTGGCAAAAATCCGCCCTGATGTTGTAGTTGCTGCAATACCTGGTTTTGATGGTGTTCTTGCAACAATTGATTCTATACCTTACACAAAAAGGCTTGCACTTGCTACAAAGGAAGCTTTAGTCTGTGCAGGTCCATTTGTAAAAAAAGCTTGCAAAGAAAATAACGTTGAATTAATACCAGTTGATAGCGAACATTCTGCAATTTTTCAGATTTTCGACGAAAATGTGGTAAAGATATTAATAACTGCATCTGGCGGTGCGGTAAGAGATAAAGAAAATATAGATGATTTATCAGTCGAAGATATATTAAATCACCCTGTTTGGAGTATGGGTAAAAAAATAACCGTAGATTCTTCAACAATGGTAAATAAAGCATTTGAAGTAATTGAAGCTTTCGAACTCTTTGAATTGGAAAATATTGAAGTAAAAATACATCCTACCGGAACAGTTCATGGAGCTGTATTTTTAAAAGATGGAACTGTAAAGATTCATTTTGGATTCCCAGATATGAAAATACCAATTTCTTATTCACTAAGTTATCCGAAGAGATTATACGAAAATAAAAATTGGCCAAATTTTGAAAATAAGAACTTTATATTTGAAGATGTAAATCCATCAAAATACCCGGCATTTTTCTACGGAAAAAGTATAATTAAGGATCTTGCAAAAAGAATAGCCTTCAATGCAGCTGATGAAATTGCTGTAGAAAAATTCCTAAATGGACAAATAAAATTTTCAAAAATAGCTGATATAGTTATAAACACATGCGAAAAAATAGATGGAAATATAAATGATTTTAAAGAAATCTTTGAAATAGACAAAATTGCAAGACAAATTGCAAAAGAACAATATTAG
- a CDS encoding riboflavin synthase, whose product MFTGIIEYVAKDFKIVGNTLEIKLPISCNVGDSVSVNGICLTVKEVKEDVCYFDLGYETIGKTNIKKAKYLNIERALKIGDRLNGHFVLGHVDGVVTFLGRKAMNSGILYKFSMPKENYAIKRKGSISLNGISLTIANVSLDSFEVQVITFTNENTNLKYLKTGDIVNYEIDVFARYRGGMF is encoded by the coding sequence ATGTTTACGGGAATTATTGAATATGTAGCTAAGGATTTTAAAATTGTTGGAAATACACTGGAGATTAAGCTACCTATTTCATGTAATGTTGGTGATAGTGTGTCTGTAAATGGTATATGCCTGACGGTAAAAGAAGTAAAAGAGGATGTCTGCTATTTTGATTTGGGATATGAAACCATTGGAAAAACGAATATAAAAAAGGCTAAATACTTAAATATTGAGCGAGCTTTAAAGATTGGAGATAGATTAAATGGGCATTTTGTTCTTGGACATGTTGATGGTGTAGTGACTTTTCTTGGAAGAAAAGCAATGAATTCTGGAATTTTATATAAATTTTCAATGCCTAAAGAAAATTATGCGATAAAGAGAAAAGGCTCTATTTCATTAAATGGTATTAGTTTAACTATTGCAAATGTCTCTCTTGATTCGTTTGAGGTTCAAGTTATTACGTTTACAAATGAAAATACAAATTTAAAATATTTAAAAACCGGAGATATTGTAAACTATGAAATTGATGTATTTGCAAGATATAGGGGGGGAATGTTTTGA
- the sufU gene encoding Fe-S cluster assembly sulfur transfer protein SufU, with product MYNELIMDYSKLKKYKGKIEDATKVEEGKNLSCGDEITLYLKIENERIVDAKFEGIGCAISQASANLMIENIINKSIDEVKTLIDNVYKMTRGEEYDKSVLGLIVELKSIKDYPMRIKCFLLAWKTLELSFK from the coding sequence ATGTATAATGAATTAATCATGGACTATTCTAAACTTAAAAAGTATAAGGGAAAGATTGAAGATGCTACTAAAGTAGAAGAAGGCAAAAATCTTTCGTGCGGTGATGAAATTACTTTATATTTAAAAATTGAAAATGAAAGAATAGTTGATGCAAAATTTGAAGGAATTGGCTGTGCAATAAGTCAAGCTTCGGCTAACTTGATGATAGAAAATATTATTAATAAATCAATTGATGAGGTAAAAACATTAATAGATAACGTATATAAAATGACGCGTGGAGAAGAATACGACAAATCGGTTTTAGGATTGATCGTGGAGCTCAAAAGCATTAAAGATTATCCAATGAGAATTAAATGTTTTTTACTTGCGTGGAAAACTTTAGAACTTTCATTTAAATAA